In the genome of Bacteroides mediterraneensis, the window CGGCACTGAGGTCGAGTTTCTTTGTCAGGCTGTGATATACACCTGCACGGTAAAATCCACTCACGGAAAGTTTGTTGTCTGTACCCAGGTAATAGGCGCCCGCACCAATCTGTGTGTAGGTAAATTTGTTCTTGAAGCGAATAGATACACTTCCTTTGTTGGCATTACCTCCTGATACAATCATCTGTACTCTCGTTGCCGGTTTCAGGTTGATACATCCTATCTGATGCGCCGTACTGTCTGTACTGATGTTAATCAGTCCAATCTGATACCCTCGTGAGTTACTCTTTGTATTGACGTTTCCTATTCCCAGCTGCACACCTTTGTTTTCTACACTGTAGTTCAGCAGGGCACTTTGCACACCTTTGTTTTCCACACTGACATTTCCCAAAGCGGCCAGTTGCCATCCTTCGTTGGATTTTCCGGCCACATTCAATAAAGAGGTCAGCTGTACTCCTCTGGAAGAATTGCCAGACACATTCATCAGTCCGCCGACAATCAGTCCGGCTTGCACATCTTTGCTGACATTGGCCAGTCCGGAGATGGCCACTCCTCGAAGATCTTCGCTTACATTGACCAGCCCGGCTACTGCCATACCTTTTATATCCCCTCCGGAGATATTTCCCAGTCCGGCAATTGAAAGTCCGTAGGCTGACGTTCCCGTGACATTGGTCAGACCGGAAAAGATGAATCCGCAGGCTCTTTTTCCCGTGACATTGGCAATACCGGAAATCTGGACACCGGTAGATTTTAATCCAGCCACATTGACCAGCCCGGATATCTGCATGCCGTATGAATTATAGTGCTGCAAGCTTGAAATGGCATTGATGCCCAATCCATTCAGACACGGATAATTGCTGAACAATCCCAGATTCAGATAAGTCCTTTGGGGAAACTTTTTTTTGTTGGTGATATTCAGCGACACATTAGGCCCTTTTTTCAGCACACTTTTCTGTTCCTTCTGCTGGGCGGATACAGGTGTTCCCGCCAGGAGGCTTCCCAGCAGGAACACGGATATGAATCTTAATTTCATTGTAGTTATTTGACTTCTTGGTAAAGGAAACGTTTGATACTCTTCTTTGGCGTTTTTTCAAACTCTTCGGGATAAATCTTGACGCGTGCAATCTGTGAATAGGCCGGAAGTTCTGCATTGACAGCCAACCGGTTTTCTTCCATGATTCTTTCAATGTCTTCTTTGGTCAGTCCTTGTTTGAATGCCTCGTCGAAGTCCGGATAAATCAGAGCAGCCAGCTTGTTGTCACTTTGCTGGATGACAATGTTTTCGCATACATAAGGAAGATTGCTTATCTTTTCTTCGATTTCTTCCGGATAGATGTTCTGGCCGGAAGGTCCGAGCAGCATGTTTTTGCTTCGTCCTTTGATGGTGAGATTGCCCTCCTTGTCCATCACCCCCAAGTCTCCCGTATGCAGCCAGCCTTCGGCATCAATGGCCTGGGCGGTTGATTCCGGGTTCTTGTAGTATCCCAGCATGACATTTTCTCCTCTTGTGAGAATTTCTCCTACCACGTTTTGCGGGTCAGGACTGTCAATCTTGATTTCCATACGGGGAGCAGCTTTTCCGCATGAGCCGGGTTTGTAGCGCCGCCAGTCTTCATAACTGATAATCGGGCCACATTCCGTCATTCCGTAACCTACCGTATAAGGGAAATCCAGACTTCTCAACAGGCGTTCCACATCCTGGTTGAAAGCCGCCCCTCCGATGATGATTTCATAGAAGTTGCCGCCAAAAGCCTGTACCATGTGTTCGCGTACAGCTTCCTTGATTTTATCATTGATGAGCGGAACCCTCAGCAGAATCTTCATTTTCAGCGTTTCCAGTTTGGGCAATACGTTCTTCTTGATAATCTTCTCGATGATAAGCGGAACAGAAATCACAATGTGGGGTTTCACCTCCGTAAAGGCTTGGAATATGATTTTCGGACTAGGCATACGGGTGAGGAAATAGACGTGACATCCCGCACAGACTTCGTAGATGAACTCGAAAGCCAGTCCGTACATGTGCGCCATGGGAAGGATGGAGATTACTTTGTTTCCCGGCTGCAAATGCAAGACCTCGAAGGCAAATTGGGTATTGGACCACAGGCTACGATAGGGCAGCATGACTCCTTTGGAGAAACTGGTTGTTCCGGAAGTGTAGTTAATCAGGGCCAGTTCTTCGGGAGTATCTCTCCGGTAACTGACATGTTCTTTCCGGAAATTGCGGGGGAACTTCTTTCCGAACATTTCATTCAAGTGTTCCCGGGCATATTCCAGCTGCTTGCTGCGGCAAACCAGCAGGGTAAAGTCTGTCATCAGGATGATGCCTTCCAGATTAGGCATTTCGCTTTCGTTCAACGACTCCCATACCACGTCGCCCACAAAAAGCAGGCGGGCATCGGAATGGTTCACGATATTGTGGATGTTGTCTGCCTTGAATTCATGTAGAATCGGAACGGCTACAGCTCCGTAGGTCAGAATGGCCAGAAAGGCGACTCCCCAGTGCGAACTGTTACGTCCGCACAAGGCCACTTTGTCGCCCGGCTTGATGCCGCTTTCTTCCAGCAGGATATGTAGTTTCTCTATTTTACGTGCTACGTCCTTATATTGCAAGGTGGCGCCTTTATAATCTGTCAGGGCGTCCAGGTCCCAGTTTTTCTTGATACTGTCCTCAATGAAGGCCAGAAAACTTTTTTCCATATAATTGTATTTATTGTTTGCACAAAGTCGGCTCATTTGTGCAAAGATACCTTTTTGTTTCAAGTTTGCAAACAAAATAACTCAAAACTATGCGGTCGGGTATGCATTTCGCAAGGGGATGAGTCATTTTGTTTTTAACTTCAGAATCTTTCCTCCGTAGGCCGGAAGTTCCGTGCAGACCGGACTGTCCGGAGAGAAGCAGATGGTTTCCTGTTTCCCTGAGAGCAAGTCCTTGCATTTGCATTTCGGGGAGGGAGTCATTTTCAGGTAATCAAAAGCATGCGGAGGGATGTTGACCCCAATCTGTGCGGGAGCATCTCCGAAGTTTACCATAACCAGCAATACTTCGTTGGCAAATTTCCGTAAGAAGGCATACTGCTTGTGTTCGTTCATCTGCCATCCGTTCAGATTGACATACATCAAATCGAAAAAGTCACCGTCACTGATGGCCGGTTCATTCTGGCAGATGTGCAACACGGTTTCGTAGAAATGCCGCAATTCCTTTTCTCTTTCATTCAGCAGATGTGTGTTCCAGCGTCCGTGGTTGTTCCAGCGGAAAATACTGTCCACGCACCAATAGTCGAAAATAGTAGTCCGTCCGTCGCGTCCGCTGAATCCTTCACTGTCCATGCCTTTTTCGCCTAGTTCCTGACCGAAATAGACCATGACCGGATTTTTTCGCAGACAAGCTGAAACGATGAAGGCTGGGATAGCCTTGAACGGGTCTTCGGCAAAGAATCCGGAGGCGATGCGTTGTTCGTCGTGGTTTTCCAGGAAATTCAGCATGTGGTCCTGGATGTCGTCCACGCTCTGCCAGCAATGCGTAATGCCGGTGGCTGAGGCATAGCCGCAGGTGATGTTTCTCAGCGTATCATAAAGACCCACCTTGTCGTACAAGTAA includes:
- a CDS encoding AMP-binding protein codes for the protein MEKSFLAFIEDSIKKNWDLDALTDYKGATLQYKDVARKIEKLHILLEESGIKPGDKVALCGRNSSHWGVAFLAILTYGAVAVPILHEFKADNIHNIVNHSDARLLFVGDVVWESLNESEMPNLEGIILMTDFTLLVCRSKQLEYAREHLNEMFGKKFPRNFRKEHVSYRRDTPEELALINYTSGTTSFSKGVMLPYRSLWSNTQFAFEVLHLQPGNKVISILPMAHMYGLAFEFIYEVCAGCHVYFLTRMPSPKIIFQAFTEVKPHIVISVPLIIEKIIKKNVLPKLETLKMKILLRVPLINDKIKEAVREHMVQAFGGNFYEIIIGGAAFNQDVERLLRSLDFPYTVGYGMTECGPIISYEDWRRYKPGSCGKAAPRMEIKIDSPDPQNVVGEILTRGENVMLGYYKNPESTAQAIDAEGWLHTGDLGVMDKEGNLTIKGRSKNMLLGPSGQNIYPEEIEEKISNLPYVCENIVIQQSDNKLAALIYPDFDEAFKQGLTKEDIERIMEENRLAVNAELPAYSQIARVKIYPEEFEKTPKKSIKRFLYQEVK